A region from the Lolium perenne isolate Kyuss_39 chromosome 4, Kyuss_2.0, whole genome shotgun sequence genome encodes:
- the LOC127292941 gene encoding transcription factor BHLH148 isoform X1, with product MQMDSYYSFQDDSHFFAGAGGIPGSPDLPFADLIASLSEPLPAPASQSAFQDYRATAGTRGGRNGNVNIHRRMMGVLGRMAPGSGEEEEELPQQQEQKQQHVGAVESSRGFRHMMRERQRREKLSQSYADLYAMVSSRSKQDKNSIVQSAASYIHELKVARDQLRRRSEDLKAKILGHDAQQPCVKVQFEVDEPSSSIDSMIGALRSLKCMNVKTRGIRSTLAGHRLTTEINVETTIAASEVEKAVEEALQEVERKQLPADSDNTFPGSRSSNWPQSHVQNVF from the exons ATGCAGATGGACTCCTACTACTCCTTCCAAGACGACTCCCACTTCTTCGCCGGCGCCGGTGGCATACCGGGCTCGCCGGACCTTCCCTTCGCCGACCTCATTGCGTCCCTGTCCGAGCCGCTGCCTGCGCCCGCGAGCCAGAGCGCCTTCCAGGACTACCGCGCCACCGCCGGGACGCGAGGAGGAAGGAACGGTAACGTTAACATCCACCGGAGGATGATGGGCGTGCTGGGCAGGATGGCtcccggctccggcgaggaggaggaggagctgccGCAGCAACAGGAGCAGAAGCAGCAGCACGTGGGCGCCGTCGAGAGCAGCCGCGGCTTCCGCCACATGATGCGCGAGCGCCAGCGCCGCGAGAAGCTCAGCCAGAGCTACGCCGACCTCTACGCCATGGTCTCCTCCAGGTCCAAG CAGGACAAGAACTCGATCGTGCAGTCCGCGGCGAGCTACATCCACGAGCTCAAGGTCGCCAGGGACCAGCTCCGGAGGAGGAGCGAGGACCTCAAGGCCAAGATCCTCGGCCACGACGCGCAGCAGCCGTGCGTCAAGGTCCAGTTCGAGGTCGACGAGCCTTCCTCCTCCATCGACTCCATGATCGGAGCACTCAGGTCCCTCAAGTGCATGAATGTCAAGACGAGGGGGATCAGGTCGACGCTGGCCGGCCATCGACTGACGACGGAGATCAATGTCGAGACAACG ATAGCGGCTTCTGAAGTAGAGAAGGCCGTAGAGGAAGCTCTCCAGGAAGTCGAGAGGAAGCAGCTGCCTGCAGACAGCGATAACACGTTTCCTGGAAGCAGGAGCAGCAACTGGCCTCAATCCCATGTGCAGAACGTGTTTTAA
- the LOC127292941 gene encoding transcription factor BHLH148 isoform X2 produces MQMDSYYSFQDDSHFFAGAGGIPGSPDLPFADLIASLSEPLPAPASQSAFQDYRATAGTRGGRNGNVNIHRRMMGVLGRMAPGSGEEEEELPQQQEQKQQHVGAVESSRGFRHMMRERQRREKLSQSYADLYAMVSSRSKDKNSIVQSAASYIHELKVARDQLRRRSEDLKAKILGHDAQQPCVKVQFEVDEPSSSIDSMIGALRSLKCMNVKTRGIRSTLAGHRLTTEINVETTIAASEVEKAVEEALQEVERKQLPADSDNTFPGSRSSNWPQSHVQNVF; encoded by the exons ATGCAGATGGACTCCTACTACTCCTTCCAAGACGACTCCCACTTCTTCGCCGGCGCCGGTGGCATACCGGGCTCGCCGGACCTTCCCTTCGCCGACCTCATTGCGTCCCTGTCCGAGCCGCTGCCTGCGCCCGCGAGCCAGAGCGCCTTCCAGGACTACCGCGCCACCGCCGGGACGCGAGGAGGAAGGAACGGTAACGTTAACATCCACCGGAGGATGATGGGCGTGCTGGGCAGGATGGCtcccggctccggcgaggaggaggaggagctgccGCAGCAACAGGAGCAGAAGCAGCAGCACGTGGGCGCCGTCGAGAGCAGCCGCGGCTTCCGCCACATGATGCGCGAGCGCCAGCGCCGCGAGAAGCTCAGCCAGAGCTACGCCGACCTCTACGCCATGGTCTCCTCCAGGTCCAAG GACAAGAACTCGATCGTGCAGTCCGCGGCGAGCTACATCCACGAGCTCAAGGTCGCCAGGGACCAGCTCCGGAGGAGGAGCGAGGACCTCAAGGCCAAGATCCTCGGCCACGACGCGCAGCAGCCGTGCGTCAAGGTCCAGTTCGAGGTCGACGAGCCTTCCTCCTCCATCGACTCCATGATCGGAGCACTCAGGTCCCTCAAGTGCATGAATGTCAAGACGAGGGGGATCAGGTCGACGCTGGCCGGCCATCGACTGACGACGGAGATCAATGTCGAGACAACG ATAGCGGCTTCTGAAGTAGAGAAGGCCGTAGAGGAAGCTCTCCAGGAAGTCGAGAGGAAGCAGCTGCCTGCAGACAGCGATAACACGTTTCCTGGAAGCAGGAGCAGCAACTGGCCTCAATCCCATGTGCAGAACGTGTTTTAA